In one window of Acidovorax sp. HDW3 DNA:
- a CDS encoding restriction endonuclease subunit S, which produces MSFKTSSLASLSSLITKGTTPTTLGYAHSDSGIPFLRVQNIFSGQVNFKEDTLFIDSNTHTVLKRSQIQGGDVLVTIAGTIGRTGVVPHDAPEMNCNQAVAIVRPTQEIERSYLRHWLESQEARSQMLGSTVTGTISNLSLSQLGELRVPLPPLEEQRRIAAILDQAETLRTQRRAALALLDSLTQSLFLDMFGDPVTNDRGWPDNLTLGKAADITSGVTKGRKLDGKATREVPYLAVANVQDKALRLEGLKSIEATENEIARYQLKKDDLLLTEGGDPDKLGRGTLWKEELPECIHQNHIFRVRLTHTALHPLFLNWLVGSTRGKNYFLRSAKQTTGIASINMTQLRSFPLLVPPLPLQQTFATRIATIEALKTTHRRALAAQGALFASLQQRAFAGQL; this is translated from the coding sequence GTGAGTTTCAAAACCTCTTCACTTGCCTCGCTGTCGTCACTGATAACGAAAGGCACCACACCCACTACTTTGGGATATGCCCATTCGGACTCCGGCATTCCCTTTCTGCGGGTTCAAAACATCTTCAGCGGGCAAGTCAACTTCAAAGAAGACACTCTCTTTATCGACTCGAATACTCACACCGTACTGAAGCGTTCGCAAATTCAAGGTGGTGATGTTCTGGTCACCATCGCAGGGACCATTGGAAGAACAGGCGTTGTTCCTCACGACGCGCCGGAGATGAACTGCAACCAGGCCGTTGCCATCGTTCGCCCAACACAAGAAATTGAACGCAGCTACTTGCGCCACTGGCTTGAGAGTCAAGAGGCACGCAGCCAGATGCTCGGCTCAACAGTCACAGGCACGATTTCCAATCTCAGCCTGTCGCAGTTGGGCGAACTTCGGGTTCCTTTGCCCCCACTGGAAGAACAACGCCGCATCGCCGCCATCCTCGACCAGGCCGAAACCCTGCGCACCCAACGCCGCGCCGCCCTGGCCCTGCTCGACAGCCTCACCCAGTCCCTGTTTCTCGATATGTTTGGGGACCCGGTGACCAACGACCGGGGTTGGCCCGACAACTTGACGTTGGGGAAAGCCGCGGACATCACCTCCGGCGTGACCAAAGGCCGCAAACTCGACGGCAAAGCGACGAGAGAAGTGCCTTATCTCGCCGTGGCCAATGTTCAAGACAAAGCACTACGGCTTGAAGGACTCAAATCCATTGAGGCAACGGAAAACGAGATCGCTCGCTATCAGCTAAAAAAAGACGATCTGCTGTTAACCGAAGGTGGCGACCCCGACAAACTGGGCCGTGGCACGCTTTGGAAAGAAGAGTTGCCCGAGTGCATCCACCAGAACCACATTTTCCGTGTGCGTCTTACACACACGGCGCTACACCCGCTGTTTCTCAATTGGCTGGTCGGTAGCACGCGAGGCAAAAATTACTTCTTGCGTTCAGCAAAGCAAACCACTGGCATTGCGTCGATCAATATGACGCAATTGCGGAGCTTTCCGCTGTTGGTTCCCCCCCTCCCCCTCCAACAAACCTTCGCCACCCGCATCGCCACCATCGAAGCCCTCAAAACCACCCACCGCCGCGCCCTGGCCGCGCAGGGTGCGCTGTTTGCCTCGCTGCAGCAGCGGGCGTTTGCGGGGCAGCTTTAA
- a CDS encoding ATP-binding protein, which produces MPTSVAQLQQWLQEPEGQCLEFKEAKQRYDFEKLLKYCVALANEGGGTMVLGVTDKRPRRIVGTQAFDDPGRTEAGLHQRLGHRIPVEELLLPEGRVVIVHVPPRLPGTAWEIDGRYFKRAGDDLAALSGQELRDMFAETGPDFSAQPCPGATLADLEPASIALFRDRWAQKSGDPRKRELNDLQTLRDAELLVEGDQVSYAALILFASRAGLTRWLAQAELVFEYRSSEAAGPAADREEYRAGFFAWQDALWKKINLRNDRQSWQDDFFRMDLPTFDEVPVREAILNAVAHRDYRLGGSIFVRQFAKRLEVVSPGGLPPGITPENIIDQQNPRNRRLAEALARCGLIERSGQGLNLMMESAVRQGKPLPSFAGTATHEVRLTLEGGVRNPAFVRFMERLGEETLRTFSTLDYLALECLEQGKPLSPALKERLPGLIAVGAIESMGRGRGTRYMLSEALYASLGAKGTYTRQRGLDRDTNKALLLQHVMKQGEQGAPISELQQVLPMHSASALRGLLLELRAENKLALKGERRWARWYAIPHNSL; this is translated from the coding sequence ATGCCCACCTCCGTCGCCCAACTTCAACAATGGCTACAGGAACCCGAAGGCCAGTGCCTGGAGTTCAAAGAGGCCAAGCAGCGCTACGACTTTGAAAAGCTGCTCAAGTACTGCGTGGCCCTGGCCAACGAGGGCGGCGGCACCATGGTGCTGGGCGTGACGGACAAGCGGCCCCGACGCATTGTGGGCACCCAGGCGTTTGACGACCCGGGCCGCACCGAGGCGGGCCTGCACCAGCGGCTGGGGCACCGCATTCCGGTAGAGGAGCTGTTGCTGCCCGAAGGGCGCGTGGTGATCGTTCACGTTCCGCCACGCCTGCCGGGCACGGCGTGGGAGATTGATGGCCGCTACTTCAAGCGTGCGGGTGACGACCTGGCAGCCCTGAGCGGCCAGGAGCTGCGGGACATGTTTGCCGAAACAGGCCCCGATTTTTCAGCCCAGCCCTGCCCCGGCGCCACGCTGGCCGACCTGGAGCCAGCGTCCATCGCGCTGTTCCGCGATCGCTGGGCCCAAAAAAGCGGCGATCCACGCAAGCGCGAACTAAACGACCTGCAAACCCTGCGCGATGCCGAGCTGCTGGTGGAGGGCGACCAGGTGAGCTATGCGGCGCTGATTCTGTTTGCCTCCCGAGCGGGCCTGACGCGCTGGCTGGCGCAGGCCGAGCTGGTGTTTGAATACCGCTCGTCCGAAGCCGCCGGCCCCGCCGCCGACCGCGAGGAATACCGCGCCGGCTTCTTCGCCTGGCAAGACGCGCTGTGGAAAAAGATCAACCTGCGCAACGACCGGCAGAGCTGGCAGGACGACTTCTTCCGCATGGATCTGCCCACCTTTGACGAGGTGCCGGTGCGCGAGGCCATCCTGAACGCGGTGGCCCACCGCGACTACCGTCTGGGCGGCTCCATCTTTGTGCGCCAGTTTGCCAAGCGGCTGGAGGTGGTGAGCCCCGGCGGCCTGCCACCGGGCATCACGCCCGAAAACATCATCGACCAGCAAAACCCGCGCAACCGCCGCCTGGCCGAAGCCCTGGCACGCTGCGGGTTGATTGAACGATCCGGCCAGGGCCTGAACCTGATGATGGAAAGCGCCGTGCGCCAGGGCAAGCCGCTGCCCAGCTTTGCCGGCACCGCCACGCACGAAGTGCGGCTGACGCTGGAGGGCGGGGTGCGCAACCCGGCGTTTGTACGCTTCATGGAGCGGCTGGGCGAGGAAACGCTGCGCACCTTTTCGACACTGGACTATTTGGCGCTGGAGTGCCTGGAGCAGGGAAAACCGCTCAGCCCCGCATTGAAAGAGCGCCTGCCGGGCCTGATCGCCGTGGGTGCCATTGAGTCCATGGGCAGGGGCAGAGGCACCCGCTACATGCTCTCAGAAGCCTTGTATGCATCCCTGGGTGCCAAAGGCACTTACACCCGCCAACGTGGCCTGGATCGCGACACAAACAAAGCCCTTTTGCTCCAGCATGTGATGAAACAGGGCGAACAGGGTGCCCCCATATCAGAACTGCAGCAGGTGCTGCCCATGCACTCTGCGAGCGCATTACGGGGCCTTTTGCTGGAATTGCGGGCGGAAAACAAACTGGCGCTCAAAGGCGAGCGCCGTTGGGCTCGCTGGTATGCAATACCGCATAACAGTCTTTAG
- a CDS encoding class I SAM-dependent DNA methyltransferase, producing MLTGDLRNKVDQVWNAFWSGGIANPIEVIEQITYLLFLRALDSDQTREDNKALRLKTQPVRLIPTGVDAQGRPHDAMRWSRFKNMAPAEMFDVLSQQVFPFLRGLQWSNGPAADSAFARHMQGARFTIPTPALLAKVVDLLDAIPLDERDTKGDLYEYMLGKIAAAGHNGQFRTPRHIIDLMVALTAPTPQDTICDPASGTCGFLVAAGEYLRRTHPDMLRVPAQNRHFHSGMFHGYDFDNTMLRIGSMNMVLHGVEHPAIEYRDSLAEGAAGDAGAYSLILANPPFAGSLDYENVAKDLQQTVKTKKTELLFLALFLRLLKTGGRAAVIVPDGVLFGSSKAHKELRRKLVEEQKLDAVISLPGGVFKPYAGVSTAILLFTKTMSGGTDKVWFYDCLADGWSLDDKRQPLLDAQLLGLQPLLDKREQLSETEHAKNNLPDLLTRWRTLHPSGPQAVRAEPVEAGASPELSRPRTAQSFCVPKAEIEANGYDLSINRYKEVVHAQVQHRAPGEILAELRALEGEIARGMGVLEGMLK from the coding sequence ATGCTCACCGGCGACCTGCGCAACAAAGTCGATCAAGTCTGGAACGCCTTCTGGTCCGGCGGCATTGCCAACCCCATCGAAGTCATAGAGCAGATCACCTACCTGCTCTTTCTGCGCGCGCTCGACAGCGACCAAACGCGCGAAGACAACAAGGCCCTGCGCCTCAAAACCCAGCCCGTGCGCCTCATCCCCACGGGCGTGGACGCCCAAGGTCGCCCGCACGACGCCATGCGCTGGTCGCGCTTCAAGAACATGGCTCCGGCGGAAATGTTCGACGTGCTCAGCCAGCAAGTCTTCCCCTTTCTGCGCGGCCTGCAATGGAGCAACGGCCCGGCAGCCGACAGCGCCTTTGCGCGCCACATGCAGGGCGCACGCTTCACCATCCCCACGCCGGCGCTGCTGGCCAAGGTGGTCGATCTGCTCGATGCCATCCCGCTCGACGAACGCGACACCAAGGGCGACCTGTACGAATACATGCTCGGCAAAATCGCCGCCGCCGGGCACAACGGCCAGTTCCGCACCCCGCGCCACATCATTGATTTGATGGTCGCCCTCACCGCCCCCACACCGCAAGACACCATTTGCGACCCGGCCAGCGGCACCTGCGGATTTTTAGTCGCCGCCGGCGAATACCTGCGCCGCACCCACCCCGACATGCTGCGCGTGCCCGCGCAAAACCGGCACTTTCACAGCGGCATGTTCCACGGCTACGACTTCGACAACACCATGCTGCGCATCGGCAGCATGAACATGGTGCTGCACGGCGTGGAGCACCCCGCCATCGAATACCGCGACTCGCTCGCCGAAGGCGCGGCGGGCGACGCCGGGGCCTACAGCCTCATCCTGGCCAACCCGCCCTTTGCCGGCAGCCTGGACTACGAAAACGTGGCCAAGGATTTGCAGCAAACCGTCAAGACCAAAAAGACCGAGCTGCTGTTTCTGGCCCTGTTCCTGCGCCTCTTGAAAACCGGTGGCCGCGCCGCCGTCATCGTGCCCGACGGCGTGCTGTTCGGCAGCAGCAAAGCGCACAAGGAACTGCGCCGCAAGCTGGTGGAAGAACAAAAATTGGACGCCGTCATCAGCCTGCCCGGCGGCGTGTTCAAGCCCTACGCGGGCGTGTCCACCGCCATCTTGCTGTTCACCAAAACCATGAGCGGCGGCACGGACAAGGTGTGGTTCTACGACTGCCTAGCCGACGGCTGGAGCCTGGACGACAAGCGCCAGCCGCTGCTGGATGCGCAGCTTTTAGGGCTGCAGCCCTTGCTGGACAAGCGCGAGCAGCTATCAGAAACAGAGCACGCCAAAAACAACCTGCCCGACCTGCTGACCCGCTGGCGCACCCTGCACCCCAGCGGCCCCCAGGCCGTTCGGGCTGAGCCTGTCGAAGCCGGGGCCTCCCCCGAACTCAGCCGCCCCCGCACCGCGCAAAGCTTTTGCGTGCCCAAGGCCGAGATCGAGGCCAACGGCTACGACCTGAGCATCAACCGCTACAAGGAAGTGGTGCACGCGCAGGTACAGCACCGCGCGCCGGGGGAGATATTGGCCGAGCTGCGGGCGCTGGAAGGCGAGATTGCGCGGGGGATGGGGGTGTTGGAGGGGATGTTGAAGTGA